In Chitinophaga sp. HK235, a single window of DNA contains:
- a CDS encoding DUF1080 domain-containing protein has translation MKKLLVPALSAMAVTVMSCGGGATKETKDTTAVHADTTAAHASAAVVDTSAITALSEADKAAGWQLLFNGTSKDGWRGFKNKPTDTWIAENGILHCLGSATDKSDKRGDLITDKEFENFELTADWKLAAQGNSGILYMVTEAFDAPYLSGPEYQIIDDNNFPDKLEDWQKTGANYAMNPPLVAASNPIGQWNTTRIVVNKGHVEHWLNGQKTAGYDLWTDEWKKHKEEGKWKDAKGYGMSKKGHIALQDHGSEIWLKNIKIKEL, from the coding sequence ATGAAAAAGTTATTAGTACCAGCCCTGTCTGCAATGGCCGTTACCGTGATGTCATGTGGCGGAGGCGCTACAAAGGAAACCAAAGATACAACAGCCGTACATGCTGATACTACCGCTGCACATGCATCTGCAGCAGTAGTAGATACTTCCGCTATCACTGCCCTCAGCGAAGCTGACAAGGCAGCAGGCTGGCAGCTGCTGTTCAATGGTACCAGCAAAGATGGCTGGCGTGGTTTTAAAAACAAGCCTACAGATACCTGGATAGCAGAAAACGGCATCTTACATTGCCTGGGCAGTGCCACCGATAAAAGCGATAAACGCGGCGACCTGATCACCGATAAGGAATTTGAGAACTTTGAACTGACAGCAGACTGGAAACTGGCAGCACAGGGCAATAGCGGCATTCTGTATATGGTGACCGAAGCATTTGATGCTCCTTATCTGAGTGGTCCGGAATATCAGATCATTGATGATAACAACTTCCCGGATAAGCTGGAAGACTGGCAGAAGACTGGTGCTAACTATGCGATGAATCCTCCGCTGGTAGCGGCTTCCAATCCTATCGGACAATGGAATACTACCCGCATTGTTGTCAACAAAGGCCATGTGGAACACTGGCTGAACGGACAAAAAACAGCCGGGTATGATCTGTGGACAGATGAGTGGAAGAAACACAAGGAAGAAGGAAAATGGAAAGACGCCAAAGGCTACGGAATGTCTAAAAAAGGCCACATTGCGTTGCAGGACCATGGTAGTGAGATCTGGCTCAAGAATATTAAAATCAAAGAGCTGTAA
- the ligA gene encoding NAD-dependent DNA ligase LigA, which translates to MYTKEIEITLTQLAKDLLSHLQQQTLLQSIDETLEALRRVITYNDWRYYVQSDPVLSDYEYDQLFAWLKKLEQERPDLISPDSPTQRVAKGLTKEFVTVQHLVPMLSLENSYNADDLIDWDRKAREGAGLPEIEYCIEPKFDGASISLIYENDRLTRGATRGDGIAGEDITTNIRQIRSIPLSASFSKYGIHQIEIRGEVLINKNTFKAFNDKRIAENLPPLANPRNAASGSLRMVDPNEVAKRGLEAFLYHMSYHTMEDEQQEPDAIKTHSGTLDLLSTLGFRSPAKEKKVVTGIQAVIDYCLQFEAERDNLPYEIDGMVIKVNDYALQDKLGMTTHHPRWAIAYKFKARQATSRLRAVEFQVGRTGSITPVAKIDPVHIGGVTVSSISLFNEDVIREKDLKLGDMVLVERAGDVIPYIVKSVADLRTGEEQDIIFPTSCPVCSDKLVKPEEESVWRCTNINCEAQVVERMIHFVSKDAMDIKSFGESNVRKFYTQGLMKDIPGIYQLDFDKIGAMEGFGKKSLSNLQTAIEQSKAQPLHRLIFGLGIRYVGETTAKTLANAVTNIMDLKDWTEEQILALEDIGPKVAGAIRQFFANEDNIHMLEKLASLGINMTNTKSQLHTSGTLSEQTFLFTGTLHKLKRSEAEEMVEQQGGKIMSGVSSKLNYLVVGDDAGSKLEKAKKINTIRIITEDEFLEMIK; encoded by the coding sequence ATGTACACAAAGGAAATAGAAATAACCCTGACACAGCTGGCCAAAGATCTGCTCAGCCACCTGCAGCAACAAACACTGTTGCAATCCATTGATGAAACCCTGGAAGCATTACGTCGGGTAATCACATACAACGACTGGCGCTACTATGTGCAAAGTGATCCGGTACTCAGCGACTACGAATATGATCAGCTCTTTGCCTGGCTCAAAAAACTGGAACAGGAACGTCCGGACCTCATCAGTCCCGACTCTCCCACCCAGCGCGTCGCCAAAGGGCTCACCAAGGAGTTTGTCACCGTACAGCACCTGGTGCCTATGCTCAGTCTCGAAAACTCCTACAATGCCGACGATCTGATCGACTGGGACCGCAAAGCCCGCGAAGGCGCCGGGCTGCCGGAGATAGAGTATTGTATTGAACCGAAGTTTGATGGTGCCAGCATCTCACTCATTTATGAGAACGACCGCCTTACCCGCGGTGCCACCCGTGGTGACGGTATTGCAGGAGAAGACATTACCACCAATATCCGGCAAATACGTTCTATTCCACTGTCTGCCAGCTTCTCCAAATATGGTATCCATCAGATAGAAATACGCGGCGAAGTACTGATCAACAAAAACACCTTCAAAGCATTCAACGATAAACGCATTGCCGAGAACCTGCCACCACTGGCCAATCCACGCAACGCCGCCTCCGGCTCGCTGCGCATGGTAGACCCTAATGAAGTGGCCAAACGCGGACTGGAAGCTTTTCTCTACCATATGAGTTATCATACCATGGAAGACGAACAGCAGGAACCCGATGCCATCAAAACACATAGCGGTACACTCGACCTCCTGTCCACACTCGGTTTCCGTAGCCCTGCCAAAGAGAAAAAAGTAGTAACAGGCATCCAGGCTGTCATCGATTACTGCCTGCAGTTTGAAGCAGAACGCGACAACCTGCCTTATGAGATTGATGGCATGGTGATCAAGGTAAATGATTATGCCCTGCAGGATAAACTGGGGATGACCACCCACCATCCACGCTGGGCCATCGCCTATAAATTCAAAGCACGCCAGGCTACCAGCAGACTGCGTGCTGTAGAATTCCAGGTAGGCCGTACCGGCTCTATCACCCCGGTAGCTAAAATAGATCCGGTACATATCGGTGGCGTAACCGTTTCTTCTATCTCCCTGTTCAACGAAGACGTGATCCGGGAAAAAGATCTCAAACTGGGCGACATGGTACTGGTAGAAAGAGCCGGCGATGTAATCCCTTATATCGTGAAGTCGGTTGCCGACCTGCGCACCGGCGAAGAACAGGATATCATATTCCCTACCAGCTGCCCCGTTTGCAGCGACAAACTGGTAAAACCGGAAGAAGAAAGTGTATGGCGCTGCACCAATATCAATTGTGAAGCTCAGGTGGTAGAACGTATGATCCACTTTGTCAGCAAAGATGCCATGGACATCAAAAGCTTCGGAGAAAGCAACGTGCGCAAGTTCTACACCCAGGGCCTGATGAAAGACATCCCTGGCATCTATCAGCTGGACTTCGATAAGATCGGCGCCATGGAAGGCTTTGGTAAAAAATCGCTCAGCAATCTGCAAACAGCCATAGAGCAGTCCAAAGCCCAGCCGCTGCATCGCCTGATATTCGGCCTGGGCATCCGCTATGTAGGTGAAACTACCGCCAAAACACTGGCCAATGCCGTCACCAATATCATGGACCTGAAAGACTGGACAGAAGAGCAGATACTTGCCCTGGAAGACATCGGTCCAAAAGTAGCCGGTGCCATCCGTCAGTTCTTCGCCAATGAAGATAATATCCATATGCTCGAAAAACTGGCTTCGCTGGGCATCAACATGACCAACACCAAAAGCCAGCTGCATACTTCCGGTACCCTCAGCGAACAAACCTTCCTCTTTACCGGTACCCTCCACAAGCTGAAACGCAGTGAAGCAGAAGAAATGGTAGAACAACAGGGCGGTAAAATCATGAGCGGCGTAAGCAGTAAACTCAACTACCTCGTAGTAGGAGATGATGCCGGCAGTAAACTGGAAAAAGCAAAAAAAATCAACACCATCCGGATCATCACAGAAGATGAGTTCCTGGAGATGATCAAATAG
- a CDS encoding NUDIX domain-containing protein, whose translation MMSMYTKNINTHLVEIKSYFKVAISVDCVIFGFNNDELKVLLIESDLKEYKGKWSLLGDVVRPDEELDEAAYRVLKARTGLDNVYMEQVQTFGAINRHPAGRVITVAYYSLVNIEHVELKKNNNDLHWHSVKDLQNMAFDHKQILDTCHERLKQQVMVQPVGFNLLPKKFSLRELQNLYEAILDVELDRRNFRKKFLSMDLLLDLNEEEEDVPHRPAKLYKFNFEKYDQRKKRYLGIGF comes from the coding sequence ATGATGTCTATGTACACCAAAAACATCAATACTCACCTTGTTGAGATAAAGAGCTATTTCAAAGTCGCCATTTCGGTGGACTGTGTCATTTTTGGATTTAATAACGATGAGCTGAAAGTGTTGTTGATTGAATCCGATCTGAAAGAATATAAAGGCAAATGGTCATTACTGGGAGATGTTGTACGGCCGGATGAAGAGCTGGACGAGGCAGCCTACAGAGTGCTCAAAGCACGGACAGGTCTGGATAATGTGTATATGGAGCAGGTGCAGACCTTCGGTGCTATCAACCGTCACCCTGCGGGCCGTGTAATTACAGTAGCCTATTATTCGCTCGTGAATATTGAACATGTAGAACTGAAAAAAAATAATAACGATCTGCACTGGCATTCTGTGAAAGACTTACAGAATATGGCGTTCGACCATAAACAGATTCTGGATACCTGCCACGAACGGCTCAAACAACAGGTGATGGTACAGCCTGTGGGCTTCAACCTGTTGCCGAAAAAATTCTCCTTGCGCGAGCTGCAAAACCTGTACGAAGCCATCCTGGATGTAGAGCTGGACCGCCGTAATTTCCGCAAGAAGTTTCTTTCAATGGACCTTTTGCTGGACCTGAATGAAGAAGAAGAAGATGTACCGCACCGACCTGCCAAACTCTACAAGTTTAATTTTGAGAAATACGACCAGCGTAAAAAGCGTTATCTGGGCATAGGCTTCTAG
- a CDS encoding methylmalonyl-CoA mutase family protein, which translates to MSYTPQHKVRIVTAAALFDGHDAAINIMRRIMQAKGAEVIHLGHNRSAAEIVDCAVQEDAQGIAVTSYQGGHVEFFKYMYDLLQEKGCGHIKIFGGGGGTILPTEIEELHAYGIARLYSPDDGRQMGLEGMIEDLIRQCDIPVKPLASGSNVEDIPQLKKSRNPKIIARGISLAENDMPVALLSGVKARKAVTVDVEAGTQITNTPAEDNATPVLGITGTGGAGKSSVTDELVRRYLTQFSDKTVAVISVDPSKKKTGGALLGDRIRMNAIHHPRAYMRSLATRESDKAISEHIQEAIDICKLAGFDFIILETSGIGQSDTAITDYCDVSLYVMTPEYGAASQLEKINMLDYADVIAINKFDKAGALDALHDVRKQYKRNHSLWTAKDEELPVVGSIASQFNDAGINLLFERVMEKVVEKTSAPFGPLVHESLKSTTTKSQIIPPARVRYLAEIGEAIADYSKWVDEQCKIATQLYQIQGVIDIDPSKAAMLADIQSQLQASLHPECKKLVDEWPSLLKKYAADFYEFQVRDKVIKLPLFTESLSHSRIPKVSLPKYKDWGDILRWQLTENVPGEFPYAAGVFPLKREGEDPTRMFAGEGGPERTNKRFHYVSIDQPAKRLSTAFDSVTLYGEDPAVRPDIYGKIGNSGVSIATVDDAKKLYSGFDLCDPKTSVSMTINGPAPVLLAFFMNAAVDQQCEKYIVENGLTEQVKATIQKKFKDHPLPHYSGDLPAGNDGLGLQLLGISGDEVLPEDVYKKIRAYALSTVRGTVQADILKEDQAQNTCIFSTEFALKLMGDVQEYFIHQKVRNFYSVSISGYHIAEAGANPITQLAFTLANGFTYVEYYLSRGMNIDDFAPNLSFFFSNGMDPEYSVIGRVARRIWSKAIKYKYKGNDRSQKLKYHIQTSGRSLHAQEIDFNDIRTTLQALYAIYDNCNSLHTNAYDEAITTPTEESVRRAMAIQLIINRELGTAKNENPVQGSFFIEELTDLVEEAVLAEFDRITERGGVLGAMERMYQRNKIQEESLYYESLKHTGEYPIIGVNTFLNKNGSPTIIPAEVIRSTTEEKTFQINTLEAFQQRHRNKSEAALKQLQQVAVNNGNLFAELMETVKHCSLGQITHALYEVGGQYRRNM; encoded by the coding sequence ATGTCATATACACCACAACATAAGGTTCGCATTGTAACTGCAGCAGCTTTATTTGACGGGCATGATGCCGCCATCAATATCATGCGGAGGATTATGCAGGCAAAAGGCGCCGAAGTGATCCATCTGGGTCACAACCGTTCCGCTGCAGAAATAGTAGACTGTGCTGTTCAGGAAGATGCACAGGGTATTGCCGTTACCTCTTATCAGGGAGGGCACGTAGAGTTTTTTAAATACATGTACGACCTGTTGCAGGAGAAAGGGTGCGGACATATCAAGATCTTCGGTGGCGGAGGTGGTACCATCCTGCCTACAGAGATAGAAGAGCTGCATGCTTACGGTATTGCCCGGCTGTACTCTCCGGATGATGGCCGTCAGATGGGGCTGGAAGGTATGATCGAAGACCTCATCCGTCAGTGTGACATCCCTGTTAAACCGCTGGCCAGCGGCAGTAATGTGGAAGATATCCCGCAGCTGAAAAAAAGCAGGAATCCTAAGATCATCGCCCGCGGCATCAGCCTGGCGGAAAATGACATGCCGGTAGCACTGCTGAGCGGCGTAAAAGCCCGAAAAGCAGTAACAGTGGATGTTGAGGCAGGTACTCAGATTACCAATACACCTGCAGAAGACAATGCAACCCCTGTGCTGGGTATCACCGGCACCGGCGGCGCTGGTAAAAGTAGCGTGACAGACGAACTAGTGCGCCGCTACCTGACCCAATTCAGCGACAAGACCGTAGCCGTGATATCGGTAGACCCGTCCAAAAAGAAAACCGGTGGCGCCTTGCTGGGTGACCGTATCCGCATGAACGCCATCCACCACCCACGGGCCTATATGCGCTCTCTCGCTACCCGGGAAAGCGACAAAGCTATCAGCGAACATATCCAGGAAGCCATCGATATCTGCAAACTGGCAGGCTTCGATTTCATCATCCTCGAAACTTCCGGTATCGGTCAGAGCGACACTGCCATCACCGATTACTGTGATGTATCGCTGTATGTAATGACGCCTGAATACGGTGCAGCATCCCAGCTGGAAAAAATCAACATGCTGGACTATGCAGACGTCATTGCTATCAACAAATTTGACAAAGCCGGCGCCCTCGATGCACTGCACGATGTGCGCAAACAATACAAACGTAACCACAGCCTCTGGACTGCTAAAGACGAGGAACTACCGGTGGTAGGCTCCATCGCTTCCCAGTTCAACGATGCAGGCATCAACCTGCTCTTTGAAAGGGTGATGGAAAAAGTAGTGGAAAAAACCAGCGCTCCCTTTGGACCGCTGGTACATGAAAGCCTCAAATCCACCACTACCAAATCGCAGATCATCCCGCCTGCCAGGGTACGCTACCTCGCCGAAATAGGGGAAGCGATTGCTGACTACAGTAAGTGGGTAGATGAACAGTGTAAAATAGCTACGCAGCTGTATCAGATCCAGGGCGTGATAGATATTGATCCGTCAAAAGCTGCGATGCTGGCAGATATACAGTCACAGCTGCAGGCCTCCCTGCATCCTGAATGCAAAAAACTGGTAGACGAATGGCCGTCGCTGCTGAAAAAATATGCAGCCGACTTCTACGAATTCCAGGTTAGGGATAAGGTGATCAAATTGCCGCTCTTTACAGAAAGCCTCAGCCACAGCCGCATACCGAAAGTTAGCCTTCCTAAATACAAAGACTGGGGTGATATCCTGCGCTGGCAGCTCACAGAAAATGTACCAGGTGAATTTCCTTATGCAGCTGGTGTATTCCCGCTCAAAAGGGAAGGGGAAGATCCTACCCGCATGTTCGCCGGTGAAGGTGGCCCTGAAAGGACCAACAAACGCTTCCACTACGTATCCATCGATCAGCCGGCCAAACGCCTGTCTACTGCATTTGACAGCGTAACCCTCTACGGGGAAGACCCTGCCGTTCGCCCGGATATCTATGGCAAAATCGGAAACTCCGGCGTGAGCATCGCAACTGTGGATGATGCCAAAAAGCTATACAGCGGCTTCGATCTCTGCGATCCGAAGACCTCTGTATCCATGACTATCAACGGCCCTGCGCCGGTGTTGCTGGCTTTCTTCATGAATGCCGCCGTCGATCAGCAGTGCGAGAAATATATTGTTGAAAACGGTCTTACCGAACAGGTAAAAGCCACCATCCAGAAAAAATTCAAAGACCATCCGCTGCCGCATTACAGTGGTGACCTGCCCGCAGGTAACGACGGACTGGGACTGCAGCTCCTGGGTATCTCCGGCGATGAAGTACTGCCTGAAGATGTATACAAAAAGATCCGTGCCTATGCCCTCAGTACAGTAAGAGGTACTGTGCAGGCAGATATTCTCAAGGAAGATCAGGCACAGAATACCTGTATCTTCTCTACAGAATTTGCACTGAAGCTCATGGGAGACGTACAGGAGTATTTCATCCATCAGAAGGTGCGTAACTTCTATTCTGTCAGTATCTCCGGTTACCATATCGCGGAAGCCGGCGCCAATCCGATCACCCAGCTGGCCTTTACACTGGCTAACGGGTTCACCTATGTGGAGTACTATCTCAGCAGAGGCATGAATATCGACGATTTTGCGCCGAACCTCTCGTTCTTCTTCAGTAATGGTATGGATCCTGAATATTCGGTGATCGGCCGCGTAGCCCGCCGTATCTGGTCCAAAGCCATCAAATACAAATACAAAGGCAACGACCGTTCCCAGAAACTGAAATATCATATTCAGACTTCCGGCCGCAGTCTCCATGCTCAGGAGATTGATTTCAACGATATCCGTACCACATTGCAGGCCCTGTATGCTATCTACGATAACTGCAACTCCCTGCATACCAACGCATATGATGAAGCCATCACCACGCCTACAGAAGAAAGTGTGAGAAGGGCGATGGCTATTCAGCTGATCATCAACCGCGAACTGGGTACCGCCAAAAACGAAAACCCGGTACAGGGTTCCTTCTTCATTGAAGAACTGACCGACCTGGTAGAAGAGGCCGTGCTGGCGGAATTTGACCGTATCACAGAACGCGGTGGCGTACTGGGCGCTATGGAAAGAATGTACCAGCGCAACAAAATACAGGAAGAGAGTCTCTACTACGAATCACTCAAACACACTGGTGAATACCCTATCATAGGCGTTAACACCTTCCTGAATAAAAATGGTTCACCCACCATTATCCCGGCAGAAGTGATCCGCTCCACCACAGAAGAAAAAACCTTCCAGATCAATACCCTGGAAGCCTTCCAGCAACGGCACAGGAACAAGAGCGAGGCTGCCCTCAAACAACTGCAACAGGTGGCTGTCAACAATGGCAACCTCTTCGCAGAACTCATGGAGACCGTGAAACACTGTTCACTTGGACAGATCACTCATGCGCTTTATGAAGTAGGTGGACAATATCGCAGAAACATGTAA
- a CDS encoding LuxR C-terminal-related transcriptional regulator codes for MHTGSDFGQNLSLTALRKENEQLRDRNQLLESILNSVPAMLYSYDNNNKSITWCNTGLAETFGFTVTELTGMGMEFFQHIMHPDDFALAVVAQQSFIDNKSHFGGVARIRKKGEEEYRWLLGLEVPFTWDANGRVQEIICAFLDLTHAIDTNAQISVALSEILRRQNENLLNKLTAREKDVLGLAVQGLNNKEIAHSLNLSRYTVETHRKNIRLKLKVRNTTELVAIARKIGYQ; via the coding sequence ATGCATACAGGCTCGGACTTTGGGCAAAACCTTTCCCTCACCGCTTTGCGAAAGGAAAATGAGCAATTAAGAGATCGTAATCAGTTGTTAGAGAGCATTCTGAACAGTGTACCTGCAATGCTTTACAGTTATGATAATAACAACAAGTCCATTACCTGGTGCAATACCGGTCTGGCGGAGACATTTGGATTTACTGTCACAGAGTTGACTGGCATGGGAATGGAATTTTTCCAGCATATTATGCATCCGGATGATTTCGCGCTGGCTGTGGTGGCCCAGCAATCTTTCATTGACAACAAAAGCCATTTTGGAGGAGTAGCCCGTATTCGTAAAAAAGGAGAGGAAGAATACCGCTGGTTGCTGGGGCTGGAAGTGCCCTTCACCTGGGATGCCAACGGGCGTGTACAGGAGATCATCTGCGCCTTTCTGGACCTTACCCATGCTATCGATACCAATGCACAAATTTCTGTGGCCCTCAGTGAAATACTGCGCCGGCAGAACGAAAATCTGTTGAATAAACTCACCGCAAGGGAAAAAGACGTGTTGGGCCTCGCAGTACAAGGACTGAACAATAAAGAGATAGCCCATTCCCTGAACCTGAGCCGCTATACCGTGGAAACACACCGTAAAAATATCCGGTTGAAACTAAAAGTCCGCAATACTACAGAGCTGGTAGCCATCGCCCGGAAGATCGGTTATCAATGA
- a CDS encoding acetyltransferase, translated as MHQKNIVIIGSSGHGKVVADILSLMPQYKVAGFIDAFREKGTVCTGGLTVLGAEQDLPAIMQNLNVCGGIVAIGDNWVRSQVVAKIQAIAPGFEFINAVHPSAVISASATIGTGNMISANAVINAHSNIGHHCIINSAACIEHDNQMDDYSSVAPRVVTGGNVAIGTFTAVSIGAIVKHGIRIGEHSLIGAGALVLKNVDAFSTWYGVPARKMAERKAGEKYL; from the coding sequence ATGCATCAGAAAAACATCGTTATCATTGGTTCTTCAGGCCATGGTAAGGTAGTGGCAGACATCCTTTCCCTGATGCCGCAATATAAGGTGGCAGGCTTCATTGATGCCTTCAGGGAAAAGGGGACCGTTTGTACCGGAGGACTGACTGTTTTGGGAGCAGAGCAGGACCTCCCGGCTATCATGCAAAACCTGAACGTGTGTGGAGGTATTGTGGCCATTGGCGACAATTGGGTCCGCAGCCAGGTAGTAGCTAAAATACAGGCTATCGCTCCCGGCTTCGAATTTATCAATGCGGTACACCCTTCCGCAGTGATATCTGCCAGCGCCACCATCGGTACAGGCAATATGATTTCTGCCAATGCTGTCATCAATGCCCATAGCAACATCGGCCACCATTGTATCATCAATTCGGCAGCCTGTATAGAACACGACAACCAGATGGATGATTACTCCAGCGTAGCACCACGGGTGGTGACAGGCGGAAACGTTGCCATCGGAACATTTACAGCAGTCAGTATAGGCGCCATCGTTAAACATGGTATCAGGATCGGAGAACACAGCCTGATCGGCGCCGGCGCTCTGGTACTCAAAAACGTGGATGCTTTCAGCACCTGGTATGGCGTGCCCGCCAGGAAAATGGCTGAACGCAAAGCCGGTGAAAAATATCTGTAG
- a CDS encoding SPFH domain-containing protein translates to MNVFLMIVAFLGLIVALSSFVTVQQGNVAITTIFGKYNRILFPGLNWKIPLVEKVFKKISVQNRSVELEFQAITIDQANVYFKAMLLYSVWNQEEETLKNVAFKFMDERSFMQALVRTIEGSIRGFVATKRQAEVLGLRKDITEHVKEQIDKTLEEWGFHLLDLQMNDITFDEVIMKSMAQVVSSNNLKAAAENEGQALLITKTKAAEADGNAIKIAAEAERQAAQLRGMGVALFREEVAKGMTTAAKEMQQANLDTSVILFSMWTEAIKNFAENSKGNVIFLDGSSEGMDQTMKQMMALNKLMENKSMK, encoded by the coding sequence ATGAATGTATTCCTGATGATCGTGGCATTCCTGGGCCTTATTGTAGCCCTGTCTTCCTTCGTTACTGTACAGCAGGGCAATGTTGCTATTACCACCATTTTCGGTAAATACAACCGCATCCTCTTTCCTGGCCTGAACTGGAAAATACCCCTGGTCGAAAAAGTATTTAAAAAGATCTCTGTTCAGAACAGGTCTGTGGAGCTGGAGTTCCAGGCCATCACCATTGATCAGGCCAATGTATACTTCAAAGCTATGTTGCTTTATTCCGTATGGAACCAGGAAGAAGAAACACTGAAAAACGTAGCTTTTAAATTCATGGATGAAAGAAGTTTCATGCAGGCGCTGGTACGCACCATCGAAGGCTCCATCCGTGGATTTGTAGCCACCAAAAGACAGGCAGAAGTACTCGGTCTGCGTAAAGACATTACAGAACACGTAAAAGAGCAGATCGATAAAACCCTGGAAGAGTGGGGTTTTCACCTGTTAGACCTGCAGATGAATGATATCACCTTCGATGAAGTGATCATGAAATCCATGGCACAGGTAGTATCTTCCAACAACCTGAAAGCCGCCGCAGAAAACGAAGGTCAGGCATTGCTGATCACTAAAACCAAAGCAGCGGAAGCAGATGGTAATGCGATCAAAATCGCTGCGGAAGCTGAACGTCAGGCAGCACAGCTGCGTGGTATGGGTGTAGCCCTGTTCCGCGAGGAAGTGGCCAAAGGTATGACCACCGCCGCCAAAGAAATGCAACAGGCTAACCTCGATACCTCTGTGATCCTTTTCTCCATGTGGACCGAAGCCATCAAAAACTTTGCAGAAAACTCCAAAGGCAATGTGATCTTCCTGGATGGTTCTTCTGAAGGAATGGACCAGACCATGAAACAGATGATGGCCCTCAACAAACTGATGGAGAACAAAAGCATGAAGTAA
- a CDS encoding nucleoside deaminase — protein sequence MIDDTFYMKQALKEAHKAFEDGEVPIGAVVVLNNQIIGRGHNQVERLNDCTAHAEMIALTAAFNTLGSKYLMEATLYVTVEPCLMCAGALYWSKIGKIVYAAADDKNSYRRATGDRSPFHPKTKLEAGPCREESLQLMKTFFEQKR from the coding sequence ATGATTGATGATACTTTTTATATGAAGCAGGCGCTGAAAGAAGCGCATAAAGCTTTTGAAGATGGCGAAGTGCCTATTGGCGCCGTGGTGGTACTCAACAACCAGATCATCGGCCGTGGACACAATCAGGTAGAGCGATTAAACGATTGTACCGCACATGCGGAAATGATCGCGCTCACCGCAGCCTTTAATACACTGGGCAGCAAATACCTGATGGAAGCCACCCTGTACGTGACTGTAGAGCCTTGCCTGATGTGTGCCGGCGCCTTGTACTGGAGCAAGATAGGAAAAATCGTATATGCGGCGGCGGATGATAAAAACAGCTATCGCCGCGCCACCGGCGACCGCTCTCCTTTTCATCCCAAAACCAAACTGGAGGCCGGTCCCTGCCGGGAAGAAAGCCTCCAGCTGATGAAAACTTTTTTTGAGCAAAAACGCTAA
- a CDS encoding superoxide dismutase, producing MAFTLPSLPYATDALEPHFDKLTMEIHHGKHHQAYVDNLNKAIAGTENENKSLEELVANAGKISPAVRNNGGGHWNHSFFWTSLAPNAGGKPSGKLAEAIDSTFGSFDAFKEKFNTAGATRFGSGWAWLLLKDGKLEVSSTPNQDNPLMDVAEVKGTPILGVDVWEHAYYLKYQNRRPEYLNAFWNVIDWNAISKRYEAAAQ from the coding sequence ATGGCATTTACACTCCCGAGCTTACCCTACGCTACTGATGCGTTAGAGCCTCATTTTGATAAATTGACAATGGAAATTCACCACGGTAAGCACCATCAGGCATATGTTGACAATCTGAACAAAGCGATTGCCGGCACTGAGAATGAGAATAAATCCCTGGAAGAACTGGTGGCAAATGCTGGTAAAATAAGCCCTGCTGTAAGAAACAACGGCGGTGGTCACTGGAATCACAGCTTCTTCTGGACCAGCCTCGCTCCTAACGCAGGTGGCAAACCTTCCGGTAAACTGGCAGAAGCAATCGACAGCACCTTCGGTTCTTTCGATGCCTTCAAGGAAAAATTCAACACTGCCGGCGCTACCCGCTTCGGTTCCGGTTGGGCATGGCTGCTCCTGAAAGACGGTAAACTGGAAGTTTCTTCCACTCCTAACCAGGACAACCCACTGATGGACGTTGCTGAAGTAAAAGGTACCCCTATCCTGGGCGTTGACGTATGGGAACACGCATACTACCTGAAATATCAAAACCGTCGTCCGGAATACCTGAATGCTTTCTGGAACGTAATCGACTGGAACGCTATCAGCAAAAGATATGAAGCTGCCGCTCAATAA